Sequence from the Nocardia cyriacigeorgica GUH-2 genome:
GGCTCCGGTGCGCCGCTGGAACTCGGCGAGCTGGCGATGCCGCAGCTCACCGCGGTGCGGGAGCGGCTGCTCGACGAAGTGGTCCGGCTGGCCGGTGACGCGGAGGCCTCGCGCACCGCACTGGGTCTCGGCAAGGGTGCCGACGCCGAGATCGCGCGCAATGCCGCGCTGCGCACCTCCCCCACCCGGCCCGCGCTGGAGCGCTACACCGGTGTGCTCTACGACGCCCTCGACGCGCGCTCGTTCACCAAGGCGCAGCGGGCCAAGGCCTACGCCCGGCTCGGCATCGGCTCGGCGCTGTTCGGTGCCGTGCGCGCCGGAGACCCGATTCCGGCCTACCGGCTCTCCGGCGGATCGAAACTGCCCGGCCTGCCCACCTTGTCGGCGGTCTGGCGCGAGCAGCTGCCCGGCGCGCTGCGCGCCGAGGCGGGTGACGAGCTGGTGATCGATCTGCGGTCGGGCACCTACCAGCAGCTGGGCCGTGTTCCCGGCGCGATCACCGCGAATGTGCTCACCGAGCATCCCGACGGTTCCCGTACCGTCGTCTCGCATTTCAACAAGCATCACAAGGGCCTGCTGGCGCGGGCGCTGGTGCTCACCCGCGCCGAGCCCACCGACATTCGTGGCGTCGCCCGGGTCGCGGCCAAGGCCGGGCTGCGCACCGAGATCGCCTCGCCCACCGAACTTCTCATCATCACCTGACCGCTGCGCCGGAATGCGCCGGCGGACCGAGGTGTTGGCGACTGTTGTGAGCACAACTACAGCCGCATTGTCCGATGACCTGAAGAAGTACCTGGACGAGGAGCGGGTCTACGCCACCGTCGCGACCGTCGGCAAGGACGGGCATCCGCATCTGACCGTCGTCTGGCTCGAGCGCGACGGCGACGAGCTGATCTTCTCCACCACCGTCGGCCGGGTACAGGGCCGCAATATCCAGCGCGACCCGCGGGTGACGGTGATGATCAACCCGCCCGACCGGCCCTTCGTCTACGCCGAGATCAAGGGGACGGCCACCGTCACCCCGGACCCGGAGCGGGCGCTGCCGGACAAGCTGTCGCTGAAGTACACGGGCAAGACCTACCGGGAGTTCAACCCGGCCTGGGTGCACGATGCCGAGCGGATCACCGTGCGGGTCGCACCGCACAAGGTGGTCGGCCGGCTCTGAACCGGCTACCGGACTGCCGCGCTCAGGCCTGCTGAGCCTCTTCCTGAGCGTGCTGCGCCTGCGCGACTTCCTGCGGGGTGTAGCGCAGGGTGAGCGCGAGCAGCCCGACCAGCAGCGCGCCGATGGCGGCGACGAACAGCACCAGGGTGTAGCCACTGCCGAGCGCGGCGAGTTCGGCGTCGGTCATATCGGCGGGTTTGCCGGTGCGTCCGCCTTCGGACAGAGTCCGTGAGGCGGCCAGCGGGGTGAGCAGGCCGATGGCGATCGGCGTGCCGAGGCTCAGGAACATCTGGCCGATCGCCGACAGCGGACCGATCTCGTCCTGCGGCACTCCGACCAGCACGCACAGCGGGATGAGCACAATGGCCAAGCCCATGCCGAAACCGATCACCAGGAACAGGCTGAGCAGCGTCGGCACATAGCTGACGTCACCGTCGAGGGTGGAGCCGAATCCCAGCCCCGCGACCAGCACCACGGCCGCGCCGCTGAGCAGCCAGCGCGGCGCGACCATCATGGCCAGCTTGGACGAGACCGCACCGCCGATGCCGATCCCGATGGTGAACGGGATGAACGACAACCCCGCCACCAGCGGGCTGTAGCCGACCACGTTCTGCACGAACAGTCCGGCGAAGTAGGTGGTGGCGCCGAGCACGCCGCTGGCCAGCAGGATGATGACGAAGGTGGCGTTGCGGTCGCGGTGGTCGAACAGCGACCACGGCAGCAGCGGGTTGGTCACCGCGCGTTCGGCCAGCACGAACACCACCAGCAACACCACACCGCTGATGAGCGCGCCGATGACGTAGGGGCTGTCCCAGCCGAACTCCGGCCCTTCGGTGGCGCCGAAGACGATCAGCGCGCACGCCAGGGTGCCGAGAATCGCGCCACGGACGTCGAGGGTGAGCCGGTGATGTGTGGTGTCGCGCAAGGCGATCACCGCGCCCAGGATGATGAGCGCGCCGATGGGCACATTGATCAGGAAGATCCAGCGCCAGCTGACCTCGGTGAGCGCACCGCCGATCACCAGCCCGCCGACCGAACCGAGGGCCGCCATCGACCCGAAGATCGCGAAGGCCTGATTGCGCACCGGTCCGGGCGCGAACGTGCTGGCCACCAACGCGAACGCGGTGGGCGCGGCCAGGGCGGCGCCGGTGCCCTGGAAGGCGCGGGCCGCGATGAGCATGCCTTCGTTCTGCGCCAGCCCGCACAGCAGGGAGGCCAGCGTGAACAACGAGACGCCGAGCAGGAACATCTTCCGCCGCCCGAAGGAATCGCCGATGCGGCCGCCGAGCAGCATCAGGCCGGCAAAGGGCAGACCGTAGGCGGTGACCATCCAGGCACTGCCGGAACTGGACAGCCCCATCTCCTCCTGCAACCGCGGCAGCGCCAGGATCACCACGGTGCCGTCGAGCACCACCATGAGCTGGAGTCCGCTCAGGACGAGGATCGCGAGCCCGAAGGCCCGCCGCGTCACGGGGTACTGCGTCGTAGCAGCGGCTTTGTCGAGCACAGGGAGTCACTGTAATCGACGGTCACAAGCACACCGATCGGTACGTCGAGACGGGCCGCTCTCGCATCCCGGCCGAGCGGGCAGCCGCTGCTATTCGGCTGGGTGGTCGCGCGTGCGCTGCGGTATCGGGTGCTATCCCCCGGAGTCCGCCGAGAACGCGGCGGTGGGTCCGATCACCACGATGGCGGGCGGGCGAATACCTTCGGCCCGCACCCGCTCGGCCACGGTCGCCAGATCGGCCCGCAGCACCCGCTGAGTGCGCAGCGTGCCCTCCTGGATGACGGTGGCCGGGGTATCGGCGGGCCGCCCGCCGGCCAGCAGCGCGTCGGCGAACTGCTCGATCCGCTCCACGGCCATCATCAGCACCAGCGTGCCGCGCAGCCGAGCCAACGCGTTCCAGTCGACCAGCGAGTCCGGGTGATCCGGCGCGACATGGCCACTGACCACGACGAATTCATGGGTCACGCCACGATGGGTGACCGGGATCCCGGCGGCCGAGGGCACCGCGATCGGGCTGGTGATGCCCGGCACGACGGTCACCGGCACGCCCGCCGCCACACACGCCTCGACCTCTTCGAAGCCGCGCCCGAAGACGTAGGGGTCGCCGCCCTTGAGCCGCACCACGAACTTGCCGGCCTTGGCGCCCTCCACCAGCGTGGTGTTGATCGCCTCCTGCGCCATGGCCCGCCCGTACGGGATCTTGGCGGCGTCGACGACCTCGACCTCGGGTCCGAGTTCGGCCAGCAGTTCCGGCGGCGCGAGCCGGTCGGCGACGACGAGGTCGGCGCGCGCGAGCAGCCTGCGCCCGCGCACGGTGATCAGGTCGGGGTCGCCGGGGCCGCCGCCGACCAGCGCGACACCGGGCGCGACGGGAGTCGAATCATCGGTCACCACACCCGATTGCAGCGCTTCCAGCAGCGCGTTGCGCACCGCGGCCGACCGCTTGTGCCTACCGCCGGCGAGCACACCGAGAGTCAAGCCGTCGTAGCGGGCGGTGGCGGGGGTGACGGCGGTACCGAGCCGGGCGTTGTCGGCGCGCACGCAGAACACGCGGCGGCGGGCGGCCTCGGCAACGACCGCGGCATTGGTCTCCGGTTCGTCGGTGCAGGCGATCGCGTACCAAGCGCCGTCGAGATCACCGTCGGCGTAGGCGCGCAGGGTGAGCGTCAACTGGCCGGAGGTGGCCATGCCCTCGACCGCCGGCGTGGCCTCCCGGCTGATGACGTGCACGTCGGCGCCCGAGGCGATGAGCAGCCCGAGCCGGCGCTGAGCGACGCTGCCGCCGCCGACGACGACCACCCTCCGCCCCCTCAGATCGAGCCCGACCAGGTAGTTCGGGTCGCCTGCTGGCTGGTCCTCGGATTCGGCTGACGTGTTCGGCACAAGTGTCGAGATTACGGGGCGGGCCGGGCAGCTACCGCAACGACCCGGCCCGTCCTGGTGCGAAGCGCCGCGCGGGAGGCTTCGCCGGGGCTATCGTCGAGCTCATCGGACGGTCACACCCTCGGGTCAGGTGGTGCACGATGAGCGATGACGAGACCACCGGCGATTCGCCGGCACCGGTGGAGGGGCTGCGCAATATCCGCGCCGACCCGAATGTGCGGTTGAAGATCCCGGGCAGGACCAGAGCCGGCGTCGCCAGGGAGATCACCGACCCGGCAGAAGCGGCGCACGCGCGCCGGATCTACACCACGGCGGTGCGGCCGTTCGATTTCGCCGAGTTCCGGTTTCACATCGCCGAGCGGCCGACGCGGGCCAAGATCCAACGCCTGCATCGGCATTGGTTCGACAACGGGATACCCGTCGTCATCGAGCTCGCGCCGGCCTAGCTCAGGGCGCTACGGAGAGGAAGTCCGCGAATCCGGTCGGGTCGTGGCGCCCGATGCTGGCGTGCTCGAACAGGCCCCAGCCTTCGGCATCGCCGCAGCGGGCGTGGGCGACGTGGTCGATGACGCCGTACGGGATGCGCCCCGCCACGGCGGGGTCGGTGAGGTCGTAGCGGTCGGTCGAGGTCCAGGCGCGGCCCTTCCACTGCCCGTGCTGCCAGTCCGGGTCGCCGCCGTAGCCGCAGCCCACGTGCAGTGGGATGTCGGTGACCGTGCGGATCTCCACCTCGAGGGGTTTGCCGTCGGGAGTAGTGAGTTCGATGCGGGCGGCCGTGGGCAGCCGGGTGCCGGAGCGGTAGTCGATGGAAATGCGCGGCCAGCCGAGTTGTTCGGTGCGGCCGTCGGGCCAGACCCGGGTGGCGTCGTTGAGGGTGCGCCGGCCGTCGGGTTCCTCCTGCACGATGACGACGATCGCGAAGTCGTCGAATCGCAAGGGCATGTACAGCCACCAGAATCCGCCCGACGGTTCCGCGGCCGCCCGCCCCGGCAGTTCGGATTCGCCGACCGGCCGGATGCCCCAGGACCGGTCCCTGGTGCCGGTCCACACCGCCGGATCCACGCTGATCTCCCGGCCGTCGACATGCAGTGTCCCCGACCAGGATCCGACCTGGGCGAACCGCGAGGCCTCGATGATCGGGCGATTGCCGTTGAGGATCAGATGCGGCTGCTCCTGCACGGTGGGGAACGCGCCGGTCCAGGTCAGGTCGGCGCCGAGCTCGTCGTGCTCGCACATCACCCGGATCCGCTGCAGCGGTTCGAGTACCTCGATCCGGTAGCCGCCGACCCGCATGTCCAGGCTGCGGTCGCCGAGCGCGTCGGAGAACCGCACCGTGCGCACCGAATCGCCCTCGCGCAAGGCGAGATAGGCGTCGGTCACACCGAGATTCGGGTAGACGCCGAACCCGGTGACCAGCATGGTCGCGCCATCGCGGTTGTGGGCGTTGAAATAGCTGCGGTCGTAGAAGTTGCGGTCGCTGCTGGCCACCCGGGCCAGCGACAGCGGCGTCTGATGGATCGGGAATTCGTCCAGCGGTGCGGGGGACGATCCGGGGACCCGGCCTGGCGCGTCGGTCATGGTGTCGCTCAATCCCATTCGTAGGTTCCGTCGAGCAGAGCTTCCAGGCTCGCCCGGTGCATCACGTAGTCGTCGCGGTCGTCGGTATCGGTGTCCTCGCCGAAATGGATCATCCGGCGCTTGATCCGGGCCATCACGATGGCGTGCCGCAGCGCGGTGTAGACCAGGTAGAAGTCGAGATCGCGCACGGTATGACCGCTGGCCGCTTCGTATTTCGCGACGACGTCGCTGCGGCGCAGGAAATTCGGCAGGCCGGGCTGGTCGAAGCGGGTGGCGATGTCCTGGAAGAAGCGGTGCAGGAAGATGATCCAGGCGACGTCGAGTTCGCGCGGGCCGATGGCCGCCATCTCCCAGTCCAGCACCGCCGCCGGTTCGAAACCGCGGTAGATGATATTGCCGGGACGGGCATCGCCCCAGGTCAGCACGTCGGGGCCGGGATCGGCGGGCCAGTGCGCCTCGAGCCAGTCGAAGCCGCGCTCGATGATCGGGATGCGGTAGCCGTCATCGGCGAGGGCCCAGCGGTACCAGGCGCGCTGGGCGTCGACGTGGCGGCGCAGGGCGTCACCGGGCCCGGCCAGCATCGGGAACCGCCGGACCGGATCGGGGATGGCGTGCACTTTCGCGATCACTTCGATCGTGGCGTCGGTCAAGCGCGACCGCTCCTCATCGGTGGCGTCGAAGAGCCAGCCCACGAAGACGTAGGGCGGGTTGTCGGTCGGCACCCGTCCCTCGACGCGGTCCATCACGAAGAACGGGGTGCCGAGCACGCCGGGGTCGTTCTCCAGCCAGCGCAGCCGCGGCACCGGCAGATCGGTCGCCTCCGCGACACCGGCCATCACCTGGTATTGCGTTGCCAGGTCATAAGTTTCGAACACCGGGAACGATTCGTCCTCCGGCGCCATCCGGGCCACGAAGGAGCCGCCGTCGCGCTGGCCGTCCACCGTCCATTCGGCGTCGAACAGCACCGTCGAACTCGACATGCCGCCCGCCTGCGGCCGGGACAGGCCGGAGATCGCCAGCGTGGCGTCGGCGCCGACACGTTCGCCGAGCCAGCGCGACAGGTCGGCGGTGAAGGAGTCGAGATCGCGATCGCTGGTGGTCAGCCGACGTTGTTCGGTGGGTGCGGGATCGTCGGCCATCATCGTCCTCCTGATGCCGTACAGCCGGGCGGGTGCAGCGGCATCGCCCGGCGTCATGCCGTGGTTGCGGAAACTGTAACGCGTTTCAAGTTTGCCATCGGGGAAAGCGGGAAATAGGTGCGCTCCCACCCATCAGACCACCGGCATACGCCGAAAGGATGATGCTGGATACATCCCATGAATGACCGGAAATGGGGGTTTCACTCCGGGTTTATCCGGTGGTGAATGGAGTCGCGTTGTCGATAGGTTCGGTTCACGCACATCGGATCGGCACAGTGAGGGGCTGCCAGTGGTCGGGGTCGAAGTTCTCGAGCGGCGCGATGACGAGGCTCCCACCGAGCCGGCCGAGCCGCGCCCGTGGCATCCGCTGACGCGCATCGCGTTCCGGTTCTGTTTCGTCTACTTCGGGTTGTTCTGCCTGCTGTTCGCGCAGATCCTGTTCGCCTTCACCGGCCTCGCCGGCCAGTGGCTGCCGGAGCGCGCGATCCTGTGGCAAATGCATCTGCTGTCGCCGGTGTACGAGTGGGTCGGCCGGACGGGGTTCGGGGTCGACGCGGTTTTGCACGAGGATTCGGGTAGCGGCGATCAGGCCGTCATCTGGGTGATGATCTTCTGCATCCTGGTCGTCGCGGTGGTGGCGACCCTGCTGTGGTCGCTGCTCGACCGGCGCCGCACCGGCTACCCCCGGCTGAGTGCGTGGTTCTTCACCTTCATCCGGCTGTGCCTGGCCGGTCAGATGCTGTTCTACGGCATCGCCAAGGCCATTCCGACGCAGATGCCCGAGCCGCCGCTGACGGCGCTGCTGCGACCGTACGGCGATTTCAGCATCACCTCGGTGCTGTGGTTGCAGGTCGGGTCGTCGCCCGCGTATCAGGTGGCGCTCGGGATCGCCGAGATGCTGGCGGGTCTATTGCTGTTCTGGCCGCGCACCGCCACCGTCGGCGCGATGCTGAGCGTGGTGAGCATGGCACAGGTGTTCGTGCTGAACATGACCTTCGACGTGCCGGTCAAGATCCTGTCGTTGCATCTGCTGCTGCTGTCGCTGGTGCTGCTGGCCCCGCAGGCGCGGCGGCTGGCCGACATCTTGATCTTGGAGCGCCCTTCGGAGCCGGCGACGCAGCCGCGGCTGTTCGACAGCGTCAAGGCCAATCGGATCGCCGCCCTGGTGCAGGTGCTGATCGGAGTCTGGATGCTGGTCGGGGTGGTGGATCTGGGCTGGCGGGCATGGGACGAGGTCGGCGGTGGCCGCGAGAAATCGCCGCTGTACGGCATCTGGACCGTCAGCGAGTTCACCACCGCGGGCCAACCGGTGCCGCCGTTGCTGACCGATGAGAACCGCTGGCAGCGCGCGGTGTTCGAGGATCCGGGCGTGATGTTCATCCAAGGCATGGACGGCGAATTGACGCCGGTGTCGGCCACCATCGACACCGAAGCGCACACCCTCACACTCACCGCGCCGGCCGCGCCGGACACACCGCCCGCGCCGATCGCCAGGTTCACTCTCGAACAGCCGACGCCCGAGCAGCTGCGCTTGACCGGCGAACTGAACGGCACACCCACCAGCATCGTGCTGGATCAGATGGACCTGGAAGCTTTCCCGTTGCGGGGCGCCGGTTTCCGCTGGGTCCAGGATTACCCCGACTTCCGCTGACACCCCCGAAAACCTGTGCACCCAGCGATGGGGGCACAGGTTTTCCCGGACGCGGCGCACCCCCGAGCTGACATAGCGTGCCAGGGCAAGCTCATGTGCCGTGCGGAATCGGGAAAGGTGAACAGTGGCAACCCTGGTCGAGTCGCAGGCGCCGGTGCGGGACCAGGGTGACAGCCCCTCCGCCGGGCCGCTGCCCTGGCATCCTGCGACCCGCGTGCTGTTCCGGTTCGCCTTCGTCTACCTCGGGATCGGTACCGCGGCGCAGTGGTTGCTCGCGCAACTGCTGCGTTCGGTGGGCGTGCCGGAGACCGCGGTACTCAGCGTCAGCCGGTGGTGGGCGCTGCCACCGCTGACCGATTGGTTCGCCACCAACCTGTTCGGAATCGAGGAACCGCTCGGATACGCGCCGACCGGTAGCGGCGACACGGTCACGCTCTGGGTGGCGGCGTTCAGCTGGGTGGCCGTGGCGGCGGTGGCGGCCGCGATCTGGACTGTGCTCGATCGGCCGCGCACCGACTATCGCCGGCTGCACAGCTGGTCGCGGGTGTTGCTGCGGTTCGCGCTGGCGGGTGCGTTGATGTTGTACGGGATGGTCAAGGTGATGCCATCGCAGATGACCTTCGCGCTGCACCGGCTGATCGAACCGTTCGGCGATATGACCCCGATGGGTGTGCTGTGGTCGCAGACCGCCGCCTCCGAACCCTATGAGATCGCCCTCGGCTGCGCGGAGATCGGCGCCGGGCTGCTGCTGATCCTGCCCGCCACCGTCACCGCGGGCGCGCTGCTGTCGACGGTGGCGATGGCGCAGGTCTTCCTGCTCAACATGACCTTCGACGTCCCGGTGAAGCTGTTCAGCTTCCACATGCTGCTGCTGTCGCTGGCCCTGCTCGCCCCGGACGGCCGCCGCCTGGCCACCGTGCTGTTCTCCGGCCGGGCCGCCGCGCCGTCCAGCGCTGCCCCGCTGTTTCGCACCGCGCGGGCGAACCGCTTCTCGCTGGTCGCCCAGGTGCTGCTGGGCCTGTGGCTGCTGGTGACGACCGCGCTCGAGGGCTGGGACGCCTGGCACACCTACGGCGCCGCCCGGCCGCGCTCGCCGCTGTACGGGATCTGGACGGTGACCGAGTACTCCGTCGCCGGACAACAGGTGCCGCCGCTGCTGGCCGAGCCGAATCCGTTCGCCGACCCGACCGCGGCCCGTCCGCGCCGCATTGTCTTCGACACCGTCGACGGCCTCCACCTGCAAGGCCTGGACGACAGGCTCACCTGGGTGGCCGCCACCGTGGACCCGGGCCGGCGCACCATCACCCTGTTCCGCGACCCGGCCGGCCAGTGGCAGCTCGGCAAGTTCACCTACGAGCAACCGGCACCGGATCGCCTGATCCTCGACGGCACCTTGGGAATTCGGCAGGTGCGTATGGTGCTGGACGAGATTCCGCTCGAGCGATTCGCACTGATCGAGCGCGGATTCCATTGGACCCAGCAGGCGCCGCATCTGGAGTAGGAGCTGATGCAGTGCGGTCAACGGTGAGCGGCGGCAGCGATCACTACCCCGTCGACAACGCGGCGGCTGAACACCAGCGCCCCGGTTCCTGCCAGCAGCGCCGCCGCCTCGGCCACACCCGGGACGCCCAGCGCACTCATCGCATGTCCAGACGGATTCGGCACCGGCACAGCGGCAAGCTCTGCGGCCGTGAACGACGAGATGGGGACACCGAATTGGGCGGCTGCCGCTCGAAGCCCGGGCTCGGCCGCCCGCCGGTCGACGGTGGCGAGGCAGGCGATCGGCTGCTCACCGAGCATGGTTCGCACCGCGGCGACGATCCGCTCAGCCGATGTTCCCGGACGCAGCCCCAGACCGACCGCCAGCTCGACTCGCCTCCCGGGCGCACTGTCGCTGCTGCTCGCCCCGGGCAGTCGCGTTGGCTCGAGCGAACTCGGTGGGACCGATTCGTCGCCGATAGCGCTATTCGGCCGGGGTGCCGGCCCGTGTGCATGAGAACTCGACGCCGGCCGCTCATCGTCCCGGCTGCGCGGTTCACGAGACGGAATCGGCATAGGCGGACTCGGCGGTCTGCCGCCCGCCCGGCATCTCGGAGCGCCAGACGGGCTCTGCACCGGCTCGGTCTGCGGCGCCATCGACCAGTGGCCGACCGCTCTCCGTGGCTCGGGTGCCGGCAACCGCGCCGGCGGATGCGGCGGCACAAACCGGCCGCCGACCTCGTTATCCGGATCGTGTGGCGGCATCGGTGTGGGCGAATTCGGCCGCGGCGGTGACGAATCGGCGGACCGAGTCTGGATTCCCGGCCGGGTGGGTGTGCAGGTAGGAGGCGTGGACCTGGTTCACGATGGCGCCTTCGCG
This genomic interval carries:
- the yaaA gene encoding peroxide stress protein YaaA, which gives rise to MLVLLPPSETKSDGGSGAPLELGELAMPQLTAVRERLLDEVVRLAGDAEASRTALGLGKGADAEIARNAALRTSPTRPALERYTGVLYDALDARSFTKAQRAKAYARLGIGSALFGAVRAGDPIPAYRLSGGSKLPGLPTLSAVWREQLPGALRAEAGDELVIDLRSGTYQQLGRVPGAITANVLTEHPDGSRTVVSHFNKHHKGLLARALVLTRAEPTDIRGVARVAAKAGLRTEIASPTELLIIT
- a CDS encoding PPOX class F420-dependent oxidoreductase encodes the protein MSTTTAALSDDLKKYLDEERVYATVATVGKDGHPHLTVVWLERDGDELIFSTTVGRVQGRNIQRDPRVTVMINPPDRPFVYAEIKGTATVTPDPERALPDKLSLKYTGKTYREFNPAWVHDAERITVRVAPHKVVGRL
- a CDS encoding MFS transporter yields the protein MLDKAAATTQYPVTRRAFGLAILVLSGLQLMVVLDGTVVILALPRLQEEMGLSSSGSAWMVTAYGLPFAGLMLLGGRIGDSFGRRKMFLLGVSLFTLASLLCGLAQNEGMLIAARAFQGTGAALAAPTAFALVASTFAPGPVRNQAFAIFGSMAALGSVGGLVIGGALTEVSWRWIFLINVPIGALIILGAVIALRDTTHHRLTLDVRGAILGTLACALIVFGATEGPEFGWDSPYVIGALISGVVLLVVFVLAERAVTNPLLPWSLFDHRDRNATFVIILLASGVLGATTYFAGLFVQNVVGYSPLVAGLSFIPFTIGIGIGGAVSSKLAMMVAPRWLLSGAAVVLVAGLGFGSTLDGDVSYVPTLLSLFLVIGFGMGLAIVLIPLCVLVGVPQDEIGPLSAIGQMFLSLGTPIAIGLLTPLAASRTLSEGGRTGKPADMTDAELAALGSGYTLVLFVAAIGALLVGLLALTLRYTPQEVAQAQHAQEEAQQA
- the cobA gene encoding uroporphyrinogen-III C-methyltransferase, coding for MPNTSAESEDQPAGDPNYLVGLDLRGRRVVVVGGGSVAQRRLGLLIASGADVHVISREATPAVEGMATSGQLTLTLRAYADGDLDGAWYAIACTDEPETNAAVVAEAARRRVFCVRADNARLGTAVTPATARYDGLTLGVLAGGRHKRSAAVRNALLEALQSGVVTDDSTPVAPGVALVGGGPGDPDLITVRGRRLLARADLVVADRLAPPELLAELGPEVEVVDAAKIPYGRAMAQEAINTTLVEGAKAGKFVVRLKGGDPYVFGRGFEEVEACVAAGVPVTVVPGITSPIAVPSAAGIPVTHRGVTHEFVVVSGHVAPDHPDSLVDWNALARLRGTLVLMMAVERIEQFADALLAGGRPADTPATVIQEGTLRTQRVLRADLATVAERVRAEGIRPPAIVVIGPTAAFSADSGG
- a CDS encoding nitroreductase/quinone reductase family protein; its protein translation is MSDDETTGDSPAPVEGLRNIRADPNVRLKIPGRTRAGVAREITDPAEAAHARRIYTTAVRPFDFAEFRFHIAERPTRAKIQRLHRHWFDNGIPVVIELAPA
- a CDS encoding DUF7064 domain-containing protein; this encodes MTDAPGRVPGSSPAPLDEFPIHQTPLSLARVASSDRNFYDRSYFNAHNRDGATMLVTGFGVYPNLGVTDAYLALREGDSVRTVRFSDALGDRSLDMRVGGYRIEVLEPLQRIRVMCEHDELGADLTWTGAFPTVQEQPHLILNGNRPIIEASRFAQVGSWSGTLHVDGREISVDPAVWTGTRDRSWGIRPVGESELPGRAAAEPSGGFWWLYMPLRFDDFAIVVIVQEEPDGRRTLNDATRVWPDGRTEQLGWPRISIDYRSGTRLPTAARIELTTPDGKPLEVEIRTVTDIPLHVGCGYGGDPDWQHGQWKGRAWTSTDRYDLTDPAVAGRIPYGVIDHVAHARCGDAEGWGLFEHASIGRHDPTGFADFLSVAP
- a CDS encoding phosphotransferase family protein; protein product: MADDPAPTEQRRLTTSDRDLDSFTADLSRWLGERVGADATLAISGLSRPQAGGMSSSTVLFDAEWTVDGQRDGGSFVARMAPEDESFPVFETYDLATQYQVMAGVAEATDLPVPRLRWLENDPGVLGTPFFVMDRVEGRVPTDNPPYVFVGWLFDATDEERSRLTDATIEVIAKVHAIPDPVRRFPMLAGPGDALRRHVDAQRAWYRWALADDGYRIPIIERGFDWLEAHWPADPGPDVLTWGDARPGNIIYRGFEPAAVLDWEMAAIGPRELDVAWIIFLHRFFQDIATRFDQPGLPNFLRRSDVVAKYEAASGHTVRDLDFYLVYTALRHAIVMARIKRRMIHFGEDTDTDDRDDYVMHRASLEALLDGTYEWD
- a CDS encoding cobalamin biosynthesis protein, with the protein product MPPHDPDNEVGGRFVPPHPPARLPAPEPRRAVGHWSMAPQTEPVQSPSGAPRCRAGGRPPSPPMPIPSREPRSRDDERPASSSHAHGPAPRPNSAIGDESVPPSSLEPTRLPGASSSDSAPGRRVELAVGLGLRPGTSAERIVAAVRTMLGEQPIACLATVDRRAAEPGLRAAAAQFGVPISSFTAAELAAVPVPNPSGHAMSALGVPGVAEAAALLAGTGALVFSRRVVDGVVIAAAAHR